One Dietzia sp. JS16-p6b genomic window carries:
- a CDS encoding ferredoxin: protein MRVEVDFDLCQGHAECQAEAPDWFTVGKGAEAKVRAKRGDIPDDQLAGVKAAVKYCPTQALRLVGTRTPRSE from the coding sequence ATGCGTGTGGAAGTGGACTTCGACCTGTGCCAGGGGCACGCGGAGTGCCAGGCCGAGGCCCCCGACTGGTTCACGGTGGGCAAGGGCGCGGAGGCCAAGGTGCGCGCCAAGCGGGGCGATATCCCCGACGACCAGCTGGCGGGAGTCAAGGCCGCCGTCAAGTACTGCCCGACTCAGGCACTCCGCCTCGTCGGGACCCGGACCCCCAGGAGTGAGTGA